A genomic stretch from Edaphobacter aggregans includes:
- the fliF gene encoding flagellar basal-body MS-ring/collar protein FliF, with translation MSERMAETGQAGSVEIQKVGSHSAAGGGVGSAAAEKALAMVGGLRERVMALPVGKRNWLLASVAFLAATCAGMVWFAGRTDWKVLFSGLDGKDVQQVSQELAAAGIPYEMTADGAGVQVPAEMLDKARMEVAAKGMPQTGRLGFELFDKPNWVGSEFDEKVNYQRALEGELEHTIETLGMVRSARVHLVLPQQSLFSAEEKVAKASVVLKLKRAALDPEQADSIRSLVAGAVENLSSEQVTLVDADGRVNLKPRSKDATKADMEAAMEAKLVAMLEPLAGRDNVRATVNVSYDEGSEERTDEVYDPNQTAALTLQKSEQTSAQRGVATGVPGTASNSPAGAPVGAVAGSQAAASPNTPPLLQKEALPVYPQQGGGVGQSLRQENGTYGVTKHLSHTEEGPGRIRRVTAAVVVNDRSVMEGAGKMEHAVWKPRSVDEMRRLEELARAAVGFDAKRGDEVAMENVSFSSNAPEVTPPVVDRVMEEVRVLLHSQPGLMRTAMIGLCGVLLVLFVLRPVAKQVTATLREPALLTAGASSVAALEVPAGEPMFEPVMEKVALPARVKTRAQQEHQGIFEYVSEHIRREPAQSTRLLEAWIGSHEEMN, from the coding sequence GTGAGTGAACGGATGGCTGAGACGGGACAGGCGGGTTCGGTGGAAATTCAGAAGGTCGGTTCGCATAGTGCGGCCGGCGGTGGTGTTGGTTCTGCGGCTGCGGAGAAGGCGCTGGCGATGGTGGGTGGGCTGCGTGAGCGGGTGATGGCGTTGCCTGTCGGGAAGAGAAACTGGCTGCTGGCTTCAGTGGCTTTTTTGGCGGCGACTTGTGCGGGCATGGTTTGGTTTGCGGGGCGCACGGATTGGAAGGTTCTGTTCAGTGGGCTGGATGGGAAGGATGTGCAGCAGGTTTCGCAGGAGCTGGCGGCGGCCGGGATTCCTTATGAGATGACTGCGGATGGTGCGGGTGTGCAGGTTCCGGCGGAGATGCTGGATAAGGCCAGGATGGAGGTTGCGGCGAAGGGGATGCCGCAGACGGGGCGGCTGGGGTTTGAGCTGTTCGACAAGCCGAACTGGGTGGGGAGTGAGTTTGATGAGAAGGTGAACTATCAGCGGGCGCTTGAGGGTGAGTTGGAGCACACGATTGAGACGCTGGGTATGGTGCGGTCGGCGAGGGTGCATTTGGTGCTGCCGCAGCAGTCGCTGTTTTCTGCAGAAGAGAAGGTGGCGAAGGCTTCGGTGGTGTTGAAGCTGAAGCGAGCAGCGCTGGATCCAGAGCAGGCGGATTCGATTCGGAGCTTGGTGGCGGGGGCTGTGGAGAATCTGAGCTCGGAGCAGGTGACGCTGGTGGATGCGGATGGGCGGGTGAATTTGAAGCCGCGATCAAAGGATGCCACGAAGGCTGATATGGAGGCGGCGATGGAGGCGAAGCTGGTGGCGATGCTGGAGCCTCTTGCAGGGCGCGACAATGTGCGGGCTACGGTGAATGTGAGTTATGACGAGGGCAGTGAAGAGCGGACGGATGAGGTCTACGATCCGAACCAGACGGCTGCGCTGACGCTGCAGAAGAGTGAACAGACTTCGGCGCAGCGGGGCGTGGCTACGGGGGTTCCGGGGACGGCGAGCAATTCTCCGGCGGGTGCTCCGGTGGGCGCGGTGGCGGGGTCGCAGGCGGCTGCTTCTCCGAATACGCCGCCACTGCTGCAGAAGGAGGCGCTTCCGGTGTATCCGCAGCAGGGTGGCGGCGTGGGGCAGAGTCTGCGGCAGGAGAACGGAACGTATGGAGTGACGAAGCATCTCTCGCACACGGAGGAAGGGCCGGGGCGGATTCGTCGCGTGACGGCGGCGGTGGTAGTGAACGATCGCAGCGTGATGGAAGGTGCGGGCAAGATGGAGCACGCGGTGTGGAAGCCGCGGAGTGTGGACGAGATGCGGCGGCTGGAGGAGTTGGCTCGTGCAGCGGTGGGGTTTGATGCAAAGCGCGGCGACGAAGTGGCGATGGAGAATGTGAGCTTCAGTTCGAATGCTCCGGAGGTTACGCCGCCGGTGGTGGATCGAGTGATGGAGGAGGTTCGGGTGCTGTTGCATTCGCAGCCTGGGTTGATGCGGACAGCGATGATTGGGCTTTGCGGCGTGCTGCTGGTGTTGTTTGTGCTGCGGCCGGTGGCGAAGCAGGTGACGGCGACGTTGCGGGAACCGGCGTTGTTGACGGCGGGTGCGAGCAGTGTGGCTGCGCTGGAAGTGCCTGCGGGCGAGCCGATGTTTGAGCCGGTCATGGAAAAGGTTGCACTGCCGGCGAGGGTGAAGACGAGGGCGCAGCAGGAGCATCAGGGAATCTTTGAGTATGTGTCGGAGCATATACGACGAGAGCCGGCGCAGAGTACTCGGTTGCTTGAGGCGTGGATTGGATCGCATGAGGAGATGAACTAA
- the fliE gene encoding flagellar hook-basal body complex protein FliE translates to MSGFWNGSGMSGVTSGAASVLSAATAGASGASTGAPFAGMFRSMVEQTSALDQKASDTVTALLNGQGVEIHDAMIATQKADMAFELALQVRNKVVGAYQQMMAMQF, encoded by the coding sequence ATGAGTGGATTTTGGAATGGTTCTGGGATGTCGGGAGTTACGAGTGGTGCTGCTAGCGTTTTGAGCGCGGCTACTGCTGGTGCTTCGGGGGCTTCGACTGGTGCGCCGTTTGCTGGGATGTTTCGGTCGATGGTGGAGCAGACGAGTGCTTTGGATCAGAAGGCTTCGGATACTGTGACGGCTTTGCTGAATGGTCAGGGCGTGGAGATTCATGACGCGATGATCGCTACGCAGAAGGCGGATATGGCGTTTGAGTTGGCTTTGCAGGTTAGGAATAAGGTTGTTGGGGCTTATCAGCAGATGATGGCGATGCAGTTTTGA
- a CDS encoding sigma-54 dependent transcriptional regulator: protein MVSEMIVGRDVAPVVIDGVVARTVVLASADAGLRQRLRASLTGLRWQVREAGGGAEAMAQLDASQPEALLVDSWLPDLEVGEFAGQIRMLYPGMELLRVDGGVDGAARSPRRNELLHALREAQDGAGNDTAAWAAAPVAVPRSVGRGYGGAQEAPRQVLSVLMGREELVWQESPARVQPVVTLPEMVGASEAMQELARLIRLVAPRSTTVLIEGETGTGKEVVAKAIHRLSERAGKPFVVLNCAAIPEALLEAELFGHTRGAFTGAVQSRTGRIEAAHGGTLFLDEIGEMPLALQAKMLRFLECGELQRVGDNETMRVDVRVIAATHQPLEQRAGERTFRLDLYHRLAVFPVEVPALRMRMEDLRLLAEHFLDLMGQEMPRKRLTIEAEARLYEHSWPGNVRELMHVLERGAILAGDRMEIGAEEIRFRRATRG, encoded by the coding sequence ATGGTCAGCGAGATGATTGTGGGACGGGATGTTGCTCCAGTTGTGATCGATGGGGTTGTGGCGCGTACTGTCGTACTGGCTAGTGCAGATGCGGGTTTGCGGCAGCGGTTGAGGGCTTCGCTAACCGGGTTGCGCTGGCAGGTGCGTGAGGCTGGTGGTGGGGCAGAAGCTATGGCTCAACTGGATGCTTCGCAGCCCGAGGCTTTGTTGGTGGATAGCTGGCTGCCGGATCTTGAGGTGGGTGAGTTTGCGGGTCAGATACGGATGCTGTATCCAGGGATGGAATTGCTTCGGGTGGATGGAGGTGTGGATGGTGCGGCACGGAGTCCCAGGCGGAATGAGTTACTGCATGCTTTGCGGGAGGCCCAGGATGGGGCAGGGAACGACACTGCGGCTTGGGCTGCGGCTCCGGTTGCAGTACCGAGGAGTGTTGGGCGGGGTTATGGAGGGGCGCAGGAGGCTCCGCGGCAGGTGTTGTCGGTGCTGATGGGACGTGAGGAGCTGGTGTGGCAGGAGAGTCCGGCGAGAGTGCAGCCGGTTGTGACTCTGCCTGAGATGGTGGGGGCGAGTGAGGCGATGCAGGAGTTGGCGCGATTAATTCGGCTGGTGGCTCCGCGGTCGACTACGGTTTTAATTGAGGGTGAGACGGGTACAGGAAAAGAAGTGGTGGCGAAGGCGATTCATCGATTGAGTGAGCGGGCGGGGAAGCCGTTTGTGGTGTTGAATTGTGCGGCGATTCCTGAGGCTCTGCTTGAGGCTGAGTTGTTTGGACATACGCGCGGGGCCTTTACTGGAGCGGTGCAGTCGCGTACGGGACGGATCGAGGCGGCGCATGGCGGAACGCTTTTTTTAGATGAGATTGGCGAGATGCCTTTGGCCTTGCAGGCTAAGATGCTGCGCTTTTTAGAGTGTGGGGAGTTGCAGCGGGTTGGCGATAACGAGACGATGCGCGTGGATGTAAGGGTGATTGCGGCGACACATCAACCATTGGAGCAGCGGGCGGGGGAACGGACGTTTCGGCTGGATCTTTATCATCGGCTGGCGGTGTTTCCGGTGGAGGTGCCAGCGCTGCGGATGCGGATGGAGGATTTGCGGTTGCTGGCGGAGCATTTTCTGGATTTGATGGGGCAGGAGATGCCTCGGAAGCGGTTGACGATTGAAGCGGAGGCTCGGCTGTACGAGCATAGCTGGCCGGGAAATGTGAGGGAGCTAATGCATGTGCTGGAGCGTGGGGCGATTCTGGCGGGGGATCGGATGGAGATTGGGGCGGAGGAGATACGGTTTCGGCGTGCTACTCGGGGTTAA
- a CDS encoding flagellar hook protein FlgE has protein sequence MGSFSTALTGLQADTVSLNTIGNNLANLNTTAFKDQSTTFEDLFYQQMGTSGSNNPIQVGVGTKVSGTDTNFLQGTLSTTGNSADMALQGNGFFVVQQGNVQSLTRAGNFQLDQVGNLTTVDGEQVMGYPAPGGVVNTNAGLVPLSVPVGVNEAAHATQNFSVTANLDASAATGTQVTSPVKVYDSLGQSHEVSVSYTKTGANTWDYSITLPAGDATGTPVNNTGTLTFDTNGNLVSPTANVAGITFPALADGASDMTFNWNLYTNGSPTMAQSSAASSTANTNQDGYPTGTYQSFTVDANGVISATFSNGHTQDVGQVAVASVTNTEGLVLVGNNNYMTTAASGTATVGVAGVGGRGTIEDSALEQSNVDISTEFANLIVAQRAFQANSKTMTTFDSVAQDTIAMIR, from the coding sequence ATGGGATCATTTTCAACAGCGCTGACCGGATTGCAGGCTGATACGGTCTCGCTGAATACAATCGGCAACAATCTGGCAAATCTCAACACGACGGCCTTCAAGGATCAGAGCACGACCTTTGAAGATCTTTTCTACCAACAGATGGGAACGTCTGGATCGAATAATCCGATCCAGGTCGGCGTGGGAACGAAGGTGTCCGGCACGGATACGAACTTCTTGCAGGGGACCTTGTCGACGACGGGGAATTCGGCTGACATGGCGCTACAAGGCAATGGGTTCTTCGTCGTGCAGCAGGGCAATGTTCAGTCATTGACGCGGGCCGGCAACTTTCAACTGGATCAGGTGGGAAATCTGACGACTGTAGATGGTGAGCAGGTGATGGGATATCCAGCTCCTGGCGGAGTTGTGAACACGAATGCTGGTCTGGTGCCACTGAGCGTCCCCGTAGGCGTGAATGAGGCTGCCCATGCGACACAAAACTTCTCGGTGACGGCAAATCTGGATGCCAGTGCTGCCACGGGAACGCAGGTAACGAGCCCAGTAAAGGTGTATGACTCACTTGGCCAGAGTCATGAGGTTTCGGTGTCGTATACGAAGACGGGGGCGAATACATGGGATTATTCGATAACGCTTCCTGCGGGTGATGCGACGGGAACGCCGGTGAACAATACGGGGACGCTGACGTTTGATACGAATGGGAACCTGGTGTCGCCAACGGCGAACGTTGCGGGGATTACGTTTCCTGCCTTGGCGGATGGAGCGAGCGATATGACCTTCAACTGGAATCTCTACACTAACGGGAGCCCGACGATGGCACAGTCGTCGGCGGCCTCGAGCACGGCGAATACAAATCAGGATGGTTATCCGACTGGAACGTATCAGAGCTTTACGGTAGATGCCAATGGTGTGATCTCAGCGACATTCAGCAATGGTCATACCCAGGACGTTGGGCAGGTTGCAGTGGCGTCAGTTACGAACACCGAAGGCCTGGTTCTGGTCGGCAATAACAACTACATGACGACGGCGGCCTCTGGCACAGCGACGGTCGGCGTGGCGGGCGTTGGCGGACGTGGGACGATCGAGGACTCGGCGTTGGAGCAATCGAATGTCGATATCTCGACAGAGTTCGCCAATCTGATCGTGGCGCAGAGAGCGTTTCAGGCGAACTCGAAGACGATGACGACGTTCGATTCGGTGGCGCAGGATACGATCGCGATGATTCGATAG
- a CDS encoding FliH/SctL family protein — protein sequence MISPSETLGPARLLGGALQGVSRLEFLSFELGGAETVVDVVESSEATEIEGALREDVDAAEVMRESQVVEIRAHVEAARREAKAEARIEWKDELEERVLEERASVVRVCDEFGRERAKYFASVESEVVKLALAIAARVLHREAKMDPLLLTAAVQVALGKVVEDSSTVLRVPALDVEMWRGVFGSNDAVQVVGDERMVAEECVLETNVGKVELGVGAQLEEIEKGFFDLLEQRPS from the coding sequence ATGATCTCGCCGTCTGAGACTTTGGGACCGGCGCGTTTGCTGGGTGGGGCTTTGCAGGGTGTTTCGCGGCTTGAGTTTCTTTCGTTTGAGCTTGGAGGCGCGGAGACAGTTGTGGATGTTGTAGAGAGTTCGGAGGCTACCGAGATTGAAGGTGCATTGCGAGAGGACGTCGACGCCGCGGAGGTGATGCGCGAATCGCAGGTGGTAGAGATACGTGCGCATGTGGAGGCGGCGCGCAGAGAGGCTAAGGCTGAGGCGCGGATTGAGTGGAAGGACGAGCTAGAAGAGCGGGTGCTCGAGGAGCGCGCAAGTGTGGTGCGTGTGTGTGACGAGTTTGGGCGAGAACGGGCGAAGTACTTTGCTTCGGTTGAATCAGAGGTGGTGAAGCTGGCGCTGGCGATTGCGGCTCGAGTATTACATCGCGAGGCGAAGATGGATCCACTTTTGCTGACGGCCGCGGTTCAGGTTGCATTGGGTAAGGTGGTCGAGGATAGTTCGACGGTCTTGCGTGTGCCCGCTCTTGATGTGGAGATGTGGCGGGGTGTGTTTGGTTCGAATGATGCTGTGCAGGTAGTGGGAGACGAGCGGATGGTGGCGGAAGAGTGTGTGCTCGAGACAAATGTTGGGAAGGTGGAGTTGGGTGTGGGCGCTCAGTTGGAGGAGATTGAGAAAGGGTTCTTTGATCTTCTGGAGCAGAGGCCGTCTTGA
- the fliG gene encoding flagellar motor switch protein FliG, which produces MGATMQMAEVDAMQRNPLLLTSESGFAPAELPGLRKAAILMVALGDELAKTLFQALSEADVHRVTDEITRLGEIPATLLTQVLTEFYGLLETQQYMVRGGPEYALKVLTEAFGSQKAENFLSQVKKIRERSNGDMARLQKMDPLQLSKFLENEHPQTVALVLAHLDAKLGSTVLMQLQPAVRVDVVRRLAEMRQFSSEMAQTVAMVLHKRMEGMGTGGRKSYSGFKAVAELLNRVDQSASKGILEEIEQEQPQLAIGIRNLMFTFEDLTTVPAESIREFIAAADKRVLAVALKGCRDNLKAHLFKAMSSRAVEMLKEDMEAMGPVRMRDVGLAQQELLALARQLESDGRMMLKLEVDDDLAV; this is translated from the coding sequence ATGGGAGCGACGATGCAGATGGCTGAGGTAGATGCGATGCAGCGGAATCCGCTGTTGCTGACGTCGGAGTCGGGGTTTGCGCCGGCGGAGCTGCCGGGATTGCGGAAGGCGGCGATCCTGATGGTGGCGCTGGGTGATGAGCTGGCGAAGACGTTGTTTCAGGCGCTGTCGGAGGCTGATGTGCATCGGGTGACGGATGAGATCACGCGACTTGGCGAGATTCCGGCGACATTGCTGACGCAGGTTTTGACGGAGTTTTACGGCTTGCTTGAGACGCAGCAGTACATGGTGCGAGGCGGTCCAGAGTATGCGCTGAAGGTTTTGACGGAGGCGTTCGGTTCGCAGAAGGCTGAGAATTTTCTGTCGCAGGTGAAGAAGATTCGGGAGCGGTCGAATGGCGATATGGCGCGGCTTCAGAAGATGGATCCGCTGCAATTGAGCAAGTTTCTGGAGAACGAACATCCGCAGACGGTTGCGCTGGTACTGGCGCATCTGGATGCAAAGCTGGGATCGACCGTCCTGATGCAGTTGCAGCCAGCGGTGCGGGTGGATGTGGTGCGAAGGCTGGCGGAGATGCGGCAGTTCTCGTCGGAGATGGCGCAGACGGTGGCTATGGTGTTGCATAAGCGCATGGAGGGCATGGGAACGGGTGGAAGGAAGTCTTACTCAGGGTTCAAGGCGGTGGCTGAGTTGTTGAACCGGGTGGATCAGAGTGCGAGTAAGGGGATCCTGGAGGAGATTGAGCAGGAGCAGCCGCAGCTTGCGATTGGGATCAGAAATTTGATGTTTACGTTTGAAGATTTGACGACGGTACCGGCAGAGAGTATTCGCGAGTTTATTGCGGCGGCAGATAAGAGAGTGCTGGCGGTGGCGTTGAAGGGATGTCGCGATAACTTGAAGGCGCATCTGTTCAAGGCGATGAGTTCGCGTGCGGTAGAGATGTTGAAGGAAGACATGGAGGCGATGGGGCCAGTGCGGATGAGGGATGTAGGACTGGCTCAGCAAGAGTTGCTTGCGTTGGCGAGGCAGTTGGAGAGCGATGGACGGATGATGCTGAAGCTGGAGGTCGATGATGATCTCGCCGTCTGA
- a CDS encoding flagellar basal body rod protein FlgB: MQVATPLSDALGRYLDLTSEQMKLTASNMANVDTPGFKTQGFDFEQEFARQLQSGADAVDLAQAQEVDGLVARPDGNNVSMDREGMQLAKSQLQFRMGVELLKHEFSSVMSAIHAEAK; this comes from the coding sequence ATGCAAGTGGCTACTCCCTTGAGCGATGCGCTGGGACGGTATCTGGATCTGACGAGTGAGCAGATGAAGTTGACGGCCAGCAATATGGCCAATGTCGACACGCCTGGATTCAAGACGCAGGGTTTTGATTTTGAGCAGGAGTTTGCGCGGCAGTTGCAGAGCGGCGCGGATGCTGTTGATTTGGCGCAGGCGCAGGAGGTCGATGGGTTGGTGGCTCGGCCGGATGGGAACAATGTGTCGATGGATCGGGAAGGGATGCAGCTGGCGAAGTCGCAGTTGCAGTTCCGGATGGGCGTGGAGTTGTTGAAGCATGAGTTTTCGAGCGTGATGAGTGCGATCCATGCGGAGGCGAAGTAA
- the flgC gene encoding flagellar basal body rod protein FlgC, which produces MNLFGVMDVSASALQAERVRAEVVASNMANAETTRTADGGPYQRHHVVFEAEDGGSFQQTMANQLGGVGASSGLNGFSGGLLGSGVTAAQAVPGGVAVTGVISDASAPLRRYDPQHPDAGPDGFVDYPDINPLTEMVDLMGATRSYGMNASAVQAEKNMVGSSLDLLK; this is translated from the coding sequence ATGAATCTGTTTGGGGTGATGGATGTGAGCGCTTCGGCGCTGCAGGCGGAGCGGGTTCGGGCTGAGGTTGTGGCTTCGAATATGGCGAATGCGGAGACGACCAGGACTGCGGACGGTGGGCCTTATCAGCGGCATCATGTGGTGTTTGAGGCTGAGGATGGAGGGAGCTTTCAGCAGACGATGGCGAATCAGTTGGGCGGGGTTGGTGCTTCGAGTGGATTGAATGGTTTTAGCGGCGGGCTTCTGGGGAGTGGTGTTACTGCGGCTCAGGCGGTTCCGGGTGGTGTTGCTGTGACGGGAGTGATCAGCGATGCGAGCGCTCCGCTGCGGCGGTATGACCCTCAGCATCCGGATGCCGGGCCGGATGGGTTTGTGGACTATCCGGATATCAATCCACTGACCGAGATGGTGGATCTGATGGGCGCGACGCGGTCGTATGGGATGAATGCTTCGGCGGTGCAGGCGGAGAAGAACATGGTTGGTTCTTCGCTGGATCTTTTGAAGTGA
- a CDS encoding FliM/FliN family flagellar motor C-terminal domain-containing protein, with translation MTDTELIPRDAELSTLPVGSVRMGTLGMSRIEEHVAWPLMARLAVRLEAGIPLPRFKVRDLLRLEIDQVIESESPDSEDVPLKVGQVQLGWSEFEVVEQQLAVRLTRLA, from the coding sequence ATGACGGATACGGAGCTGATTCCTCGTGATGCCGAGCTGTCGACATTGCCGGTGGGTTCGGTCAGGATGGGAACTTTGGGAATGTCGCGGATTGAAGAACATGTGGCTTGGCCTTTGATGGCACGACTTGCGGTGAGGTTAGAGGCAGGAATTCCGCTGCCTCGGTTCAAGGTTCGCGATCTGCTGCGACTGGAAATTGACCAGGTTATCGAGAGCGAGTCGCCGGATTCGGAGGATGTTCCTCTGAAGGTCGGGCAGGTCCAGTTGGGATGGAGCGAGTTTGAAGTGGTCGAGCAGCAACTGGCTGTGCGGTTGACACGGTTGGCGTAG
- a CDS encoding FliI/YscN family ATPase, producing MHLASYFSQLAARPAWRWSGRVVEANGQTIEAEGPLCSVGECCEIVGSDGRRHRAEVIGFRGRHVLAMPVEATQGIRYGDAVMAMGMTPGIAVGEQMQGRILNALGAPLDELPAVRAEGVWPLDGAVPHPMERRPIKEPLQTGLRVLDGMLTVGRGQRIGIFGGSGVGKSTLIGMMTRNTAADITVVGLVGERGREVREFVEDSLGEEGRKRSVVLVSTSDQSPLLRMRAAMAATAVAEFYAARGKHVLLVLDSLTRYAMAAREIGLAAGEPPASKGYTPSVFARLAKLVERAGNFETGSITAFYTVLMEGDDQQDPVVDAVRSLLDGHVVLSRRMAAEGWYPPVDVLDSLSRLMPAVATPEHRERAAIARRLLAVHTRSEDLVRIGAYKTGTDEELDRAMRAMPLLRDFLEQGSMERVTMEDTISRLAGMDL from the coding sequence ATGCATCTGGCGTCGTACTTTTCGCAGCTTGCGGCGCGGCCAGCGTGGCGTTGGAGCGGGCGTGTGGTGGAGGCGAATGGGCAGACGATAGAGGCTGAAGGACCGCTTTGTTCTGTCGGTGAGTGTTGCGAGATTGTGGGTAGTGATGGGCGACGGCATCGTGCAGAGGTGATTGGATTTCGTGGACGGCATGTGCTGGCGATGCCGGTGGAGGCGACGCAGGGGATTCGGTATGGCGATGCAGTGATGGCGATGGGGATGACTCCTGGGATTGCTGTAGGAGAGCAGATGCAAGGGAGGATCCTGAATGCTTTGGGTGCACCGCTCGATGAGTTGCCGGCGGTGCGGGCGGAGGGAGTTTGGCCGCTCGATGGTGCGGTACCGCATCCGATGGAGCGCAGGCCGATCAAGGAGCCGCTGCAAACGGGACTGCGGGTGCTGGATGGAATGTTGACGGTGGGACGCGGACAGAGGATCGGAATTTTTGGTGGATCGGGTGTCGGTAAGAGCACGTTGATTGGGATGATGACACGGAATACGGCCGCCGATATCACGGTGGTGGGACTGGTGGGTGAGCGCGGGCGTGAGGTTCGGGAGTTTGTGGAGGACTCTCTTGGGGAAGAGGGACGGAAGCGGTCTGTGGTGCTGGTTTCGACTTCAGACCAGAGCCCTTTATTGCGGATGCGGGCGGCGATGGCTGCGACGGCGGTTGCGGAGTTTTATGCGGCGAGAGGGAAGCATGTGTTGTTGGTGCTGGACTCGCTAACTCGGTATGCGATGGCAGCTCGGGAGATTGGATTGGCAGCGGGAGAGCCTCCTGCGAGCAAGGGATATACGCCGAGTGTGTTTGCTCGCCTGGCAAAGCTGGTGGAGCGGGCGGGGAACTTTGAGACGGGGAGTATCACTGCGTTCTATACGGTGCTGATGGAGGGGGACGATCAACAGGATCCAGTGGTGGATGCGGTGCGGTCGTTGCTGGATGGGCATGTGGTGTTGTCGCGGCGGATGGCGGCGGAGGGTTGGTATCCGCCGGTGGATGTCCTGGACTCGTTGAGCAGGTTGATGCCTGCTGTGGCGACACCGGAGCATCGGGAGCGGGCTGCGATTGCACGGAGATTGCTGGCGGTTCATACGCGGTCGGAGGACCTGGTTCGAATTGGCGCGTATAAGACCGGAACCGATGAGGAGTTGGATCGGGCTATGCGGGCGATGCCGTTGCTGCGGGATTTTCTGGAGCAGGGAAGCATGGAGCGCGTGACGATGGAGGATACAATTTCGCGGCTTGCGGGGATGGACCTTTAG
- the fliL gene encoding flagellar basal body-associated protein FliL encodes MATSSPVVPVSGSVEPVKLPVVSLMVAVVVGIVVATAGVSGFVYLLARSGHLPMPVAAAAKAEPSGPSATRALVLDSLLVNLADSGGSAYLRVGMTLRVVDVVEKSGAKKDNKAVDEKMSKDVEAAVRDTALTVLGRQTSEGLLAPDGKEKLKIELKAAMAKHNADLKIEDLFFTEFLVQR; translated from the coding sequence ATGGCTACTTCTTCTCCAGTTGTTCCAGTTAGTGGTTCTGTTGAGCCGGTAAAGCTTCCGGTTGTTTCGCTGATGGTTGCGGTCGTGGTTGGGATTGTTGTCGCGACTGCAGGAGTTAGTGGGTTTGTTTATCTTCTTGCGCGCTCGGGCCATCTCCCGATGCCTGTCGCCGCTGCCGCTAAGGCCGAGCCGTCTGGACCGAGTGCAACGCGCGCGCTAGTGTTGGATTCGCTGCTGGTCAACCTGGCGGATAGCGGTGGGAGTGCGTATCTGCGAGTGGGTATGACGCTACGGGTGGTGGATGTCGTTGAGAAAAGCGGCGCGAAAAAGGACAACAAAGCTGTCGACGAAAAGATGAGCAAAGATGTCGAGGCGGCTGTTAGGGATACGGCGTTGACGGTTCTGGGCAGACAGACTTCAGAGGGATTGCTCGCGCCAGACGGCAAAGAGAAGTTGAAGATTGAGCTGAAGGCAGCGATGGCAAAACATAATGCGGATCTGAAGATTGAGGATCTGTTCTTCACTGAGTTTCTGGTGCAGCGGTAG
- a CDS encoding flagellar biosynthetic protein FliO translates to MQVTQKTEQTIAENAGLELQGFAGWLLGLVRGRRGVRHGQQRLMKVVETLPLGGKRQLMLVRCGEKHFLVGGGLESVETIVRVEGGMSIESQDGICL, encoded by the coding sequence ATGCAGGTTACACAAAAGACCGAACAGACGATCGCAGAGAATGCAGGTTTGGAGTTGCAGGGGTTTGCGGGATGGTTGCTTGGCCTTGTGCGGGGTCGAAGAGGTGTGCGTCATGGACAGCAGAGGTTGATGAAAGTGGTGGAGACGCTGCCGTTGGGTGGGAAGCGTCAATTGATGCTGGTGCGCTGCGGGGAGAAGCATTTTCTTGTTGGCGGCGGGCTTGAGAGTGTTGAGACGATTGTGCGGGTTGAGGGTGGGATGTCGATCGAGAGTCAGGATGGGATATGTCTCTAG
- a CDS encoding flagellar hook capping FlgD N-terminal domain-containing protein — protein sequence MSSIFGVGSAAAQTVASALAPRSVTTQATAKPKDSTGSTDSSSGTSDSNSATITSNDFLTLLVSELKNQDPTQPTDPTEYITQMVGVNSLQQLIDINQGLASVEGTSTSSSTTSS from the coding sequence ATGAGTTCAATTTTTGGAGTGGGATCGGCAGCGGCACAGACGGTGGCGTCGGCGTTGGCTCCGCGAAGTGTAACAACACAGGCAACAGCGAAACCGAAGGATTCGACAGGGAGTACGGACAGTTCAAGCGGAACGAGCGATAGCAACAGCGCGACGATTACTTCGAACGATTTTTTAACGTTGTTGGTGAGCGAGTTGAAGAATCAGGATCCGACGCAGCCGACCGACCCTACTGAATACATAACGCAGATGGTAGGCGTGAACAGCCTGCAGCAGTTGATTGATATCAATCAGGGGTTGGCCTCGGTGGAAGGAACATCGACGTCTTCTTCTACAACTTCAAGCTAA